In a single window of the Micromonospora sp. WMMD1155 genome:
- a CDS encoding class I SAM-dependent DNA methyltransferase, translated as MNSSKHTELANHAWSVADLLRGDYKPSDYGKVILPFIVLRRLECVLDSNRDKVRIEYERLKDQNVDIARFLRRASGRSFYNVSGYTLKSIANDSAQAAKHLIAYVGAFSENAQEVMERYEFPQQVRRLDNAGLLYRVVGRFADLDLHPYQRDKKTGEILTDEDGQPLVNVSNHQMGYVFEELIRRFAEQSNGPAGDHFTPREVVELMVNLLIAPDDDALSIPGTSRTVMDPACGTGGMLSAAEEHITKHNPSATVTVFGQELNPESWAICRSDMMIKGQDPENIKFGNSFSDDGHRGAHFDYLLVNPPFGVDWKKVKDEIEHEYETLGESGRFGAGLPRINDGSLLFLQHMISKMKPVTADGKGGSRVAIVFNGSPLFTGAAESGESRIRQWILENDWLEGIVALPDQLYYNTGISTYFWILTNRKARGRQGKVVLLDARDQFAKMRKSLGDKRKLVTPDQIKQITRLYAEALDAAKDPEHPQHSKVKVFANEDFGYRRITVERPLKLYFEVTEETLTALAVSKPIQKVSDADALTTALKPLVGQVWTTKRTAWDALRKAMAEAGVLWPTGTAFQKAMRDIIGVRDPQGEVQLVKGSPEPDPELRDYENVPLDEDVDEYLRREVLPHVPDAWIDHEKTKIGFEIPFTRHFYVYKPPRPLAEIDAELKALEAEIQALLGEVTQ; from the coding sequence TTGAACAGCAGCAAGCACACCGAACTGGCAAACCACGCCTGGTCGGTCGCCGACCTCCTCCGCGGCGACTACAAGCCGTCCGACTACGGCAAAGTCATCCTGCCGTTCATCGTGCTGCGCCGCCTGGAGTGCGTCCTCGATTCCAACCGCGACAAGGTCCGGATCGAGTACGAACGGCTCAAGGATCAGAACGTCGACATCGCCCGGTTTCTGCGCCGCGCCTCAGGGCGCAGCTTCTACAACGTGAGCGGCTACACATTGAAGTCGATCGCCAACGACTCCGCCCAGGCCGCGAAGCACCTGATCGCGTACGTGGGTGCCTTCTCCGAGAACGCCCAGGAGGTGATGGAGCGCTACGAGTTCCCCCAGCAAGTTCGGCGACTGGACAACGCGGGCCTGCTCTACCGAGTGGTAGGACGCTTCGCCGACCTCGACCTGCACCCTTACCAGCGCGACAAGAAGACCGGCGAGATCCTCACCGACGAGGACGGCCAGCCCTTGGTCAACGTTTCCAACCATCAGATGGGGTACGTCTTCGAGGAGCTGATCCGGCGTTTCGCCGAGCAGTCCAACGGTCCTGCCGGTGACCACTTCACACCGCGCGAGGTCGTCGAGCTGATGGTCAACCTGCTCATCGCTCCCGACGACGACGCACTGAGCATCCCGGGCACCTCTCGTACGGTGATGGACCCGGCCTGCGGCACCGGCGGCATGCTCTCGGCAGCCGAGGAGCACATCACCAAGCACAACCCGTCCGCGACGGTCACCGTCTTCGGCCAGGAGCTCAACCCGGAGTCCTGGGCGATCTGCCGATCCGACATGATGATCAAGGGCCAGGACCCTGAGAACATCAAGTTCGGCAACTCGTTCAGCGACGACGGCCACCGTGGCGCCCACTTCGACTACCTGCTGGTCAATCCACCCTTTGGCGTGGACTGGAAGAAGGTCAAGGACGAGATCGAGCACGAGTACGAGACGCTCGGCGAGAGCGGCCGGTTCGGTGCTGGGCTGCCCCGGATCAACGACGGCTCGCTGCTCTTCCTCCAGCACATGATTTCAAAAATGAAACCGGTCACCGCCGACGGCAAGGGTGGCAGCCGCGTCGCCATCGTCTTCAACGGCTCCCCGCTGTTCACCGGAGCGGCCGAGTCCGGCGAGTCCCGGATCCGGCAGTGGATCCTGGAGAACGACTGGCTGGAGGGCATCGTCGCCCTGCCGGATCAGCTCTACTACAACACCGGCATCTCCACGTACTTCTGGATCCTGACCAACCGCAAGGCCAGAGGCCGCCAGGGCAAGGTCGTCCTGCTCGACGCCCGTGACCAGTTCGCAAAGATGCGCAAGTCCCTGGGCGACAAGCGCAAGCTCGTCACACCCGACCAGATCAAGCAGATCACCCGGCTGTACGCGGAGGCGCTCGACGCCGCCAAGGATCCCGAGCACCCGCAGCACAGCAAGGTGAAGGTCTTCGCCAACGAAGACTTCGGTTACCGCCGGATCACCGTCGAGCGTCCGCTGAAGCTTTACTTCGAGGTCACCGAGGAGACGCTGACCGCGCTGGCCGTCTCGAAGCCGATTCAGAAGGTGTCGGACGCCGACGCGCTCACCACCGCGCTTAAGCCGCTGGTCGGGCAGGTGTGGACGACGAAGCGGACGGCGTGGGACGCGCTACGGAAGGCGATGGCCGAGGCCGGGGTGCTCTGGCCCACCGGCACCGCCTTCCAGAAAGCGATGCGGGACATCATCGGGGTCCGCGACCCTCAGGGTGAGGTGCAGCTCGTCAAGGGCAGCCCCGAGCCCGACCCGGAGCTGCGCGACTACGAGAACGTGCCACTGGACGAGGACGTCGACGAGTACCTGCGGCGCGAGGTGCTCCCGCACGTCCCCGATGCCTGGATCGACCACGAGAAGACAAAGATCGGGTTCGAGATCCCCTTCACCCGCCACTTCTACGTCTATAAGCCGCCCAGGCCGCTCGCCGAGATCGACGCCGAACTGAAGGCGCTGGAGGCTGAGATCCAGGCCCTACTTGGCGAGGTGACTCAATGA
- a CDS encoding restriction endonuclease subunit S yields MISEYERLGKNQPPNQFDIAWEVFRAIEVPLPKLQEQRRIADFLDVEIARIDRLGEAMRRQVETLAQRRLRALDRAWPALDMPTKRLGYGAQLVTSGSRGWADFAGDSGSRFFRSANLRRDSLQPNLASLAYVQLPASVETEALRSQIREGDVLIGITGANAGWVTLADHSIDGGNVSQHVCLVRPVRNEIDGRWLAYLIASPIVQTRLMGSQYGGTKTQLSLPDIRDIRIPVLPLEAQQELAAEVDGLLNSLDKQRDLRKQQLSVLAERRQALITAAVTGQIDVSTASGRGIED; encoded by the coding sequence ATGATCTCAGAGTATGAGCGGCTCGGGAAGAATCAGCCGCCCAACCAGTTTGATATCGCCTGGGAAGTATTTCGAGCGATCGAGGTCCCTCTTCCGAAATTACAAGAGCAGCGCCGTATCGCCGATTTCCTCGATGTCGAAATTGCGCGGATCGACCGATTGGGTGAGGCAATGCGTCGGCAGGTGGAGACGCTCGCCCAGCGGCGACTGCGAGCGCTGGACCGTGCTTGGCCCGCCCTCGATATGCCTACGAAGCGGCTTGGGTACGGTGCTCAGTTGGTCACAAGCGGTTCTCGCGGATGGGCGGACTTTGCAGGGGATTCCGGATCACGCTTCTTTCGCAGCGCGAACCTTCGCCGGGACAGCCTTCAACCAAATCTGGCATCTTTAGCTTATGTCCAGCTTCCTGCCTCTGTGGAGACAGAAGCATTGCGGTCACAGATTCGCGAAGGCGACGTGCTGATTGGCATTACCGGAGCCAACGCAGGATGGGTCACCCTTGCCGATCATTCGATCGATGGCGGCAATGTCAGCCAACACGTCTGCCTCGTGCGTCCCGTCCGGAATGAGATTGACGGACGGTGGCTTGCCTACCTGATCGCATCGCCAATCGTGCAGACTCGACTGATGGGGAGCCAGTATGGCGGCACGAAGACCCAGCTATCTCTGCCGGATATTCGCGATATCCGCATTCCCGTACTTCCACTCGAGGCGCAGCAGGAGCTAGCGGCAGAAGTGGACGGACTCCTAAACAGCCTGGACAAGCAGCGCGACTTGCGGAAGCAGCAGCTTAGCGTATTGGCCGAGCGGCGGCAGGCGCTGATTACGGCGGCGGTGACCGGGCAGATTGATGTGTCGACGGCGAGCGGACGAGGGATCGAGGACTGA
- a CDS encoding type I restriction endonuclease — protein sequence MGPIHHESAFGDAIVASLLSGGWERGDTADYRPNLGLDTHQLFTFIGTTQAAQWEDLVISYGGDRDAAQRGFVKRLDQAIATDGLLDVLRKGVKDHGVRIRVAYFKPSFVESDEILADYRRNRLTVVRELAYATKQADRGNRLDLALFLNGIPVATAELKNPLTGSGVEQAKEQYRTERDPTELIFSRRVIANFAVDPDLVFVSTQLRGKPTRFLPFNTGSEGPGRPGGEGNPPATEYGKYATSYLWEEIWQRDNWLDLLERFIHLHKEKSADGRTRKSLIFPRYHQWHAVKKLTAHAARHGAGHNYLIMASAGSGKSNTIAWLSHRLSSLHANGDVAKLDPDAGRARLQPGSPVFDKVIIITDRRNLDAQLRATVGSFEQTAGLVVKIDENHGSKSEQLARALSRETGKIVTVTLHTFPALEEYLKQNPTEIQGRRFAIVIDEAHSSQSGDAAASVRAVLRDLGLDADSDDPGATSAPAAPDVEAQLKANARKRQRAANLSYFAFTATPKHKTLEGFGTLGEDGKYHPFHTYSMRQAIEEKFILDPLRNYVTYNTYWKLVNGNRDERKVDPAKANPLLARYALTHDSTVAQHAQVIVEHFRTHTAGRLGGRAKAMVVTAGRPQAVQMARSIKKYIGDLGYPDPGVLVAFSGTLTYDGEETTEAKENGGLAESALPKAFAYTRADDKSAQAGGAGQPEYRILVVAEKYQTGFDQPLLTTMYVNKTLTGIAAVQTLSRLNRTADRKSQSDLAVLDFVNDAEDIKESFRPYFEEAATLPSDPNLLYTAQSRVMSVPVLVDEEMQAFAAAYLAAQRQAAGNTAKWEKLHAELYRHLDPAVTRFADLLNGDDEDDQETAETFRADLNDYVRKYSFLSGIVTYIDAELERLYLYGRHLLNRLPRGEDGGVDIGEVDLSHLRVEKTGEHDVSLVPEGPADMKGFGDGSGGAKESEKSLLSELIDRFNQKYGTEFTEQDVIKPFNEALADPKVRLAAVANDEENFGHVFDPVFEDKMMDHFDSTADLGRKYFDPQQNFRSSLNRSARSAAWRLIRRQEGVVDDAVA from the coding sequence ATGGGCCCCATACACCATGAGTCTGCCTTCGGTGACGCGATCGTCGCTTCCCTCCTCTCCGGTGGGTGGGAGCGTGGCGACACCGCCGACTACCGCCCCAACCTCGGTCTGGACACCCACCAGCTCTTCACCTTTATCGGCACCACCCAGGCCGCCCAATGGGAGGACCTCGTCATCTCATACGGCGGCGACCGGGACGCGGCGCAACGCGGGTTCGTCAAGCGCCTTGACCAGGCGATTGCCACTGACGGGCTGCTCGACGTGCTGCGCAAGGGTGTGAAAGACCACGGGGTACGCATCCGAGTCGCCTACTTCAAGCCGTCCTTCGTGGAGTCGGACGAGATCCTCGCCGACTACCGACGCAACCGGCTCACCGTCGTCCGGGAGTTGGCCTACGCCACGAAGCAGGCCGACCGGGGCAACCGGCTGGACCTGGCCCTGTTCCTCAACGGCATCCCGGTGGCCACCGCAGAGCTGAAGAACCCTCTGACCGGCTCAGGGGTCGAGCAAGCCAAGGAGCAGTACCGGACCGAGCGCGACCCCACCGAGCTGATCTTCTCCCGCCGCGTCATCGCCAACTTCGCCGTTGACCCGGACCTGGTCTTCGTCTCCACCCAGCTGCGCGGCAAGCCGACCCGGTTCCTGCCGTTCAACACCGGTTCGGAGGGCCCAGGTCGGCCGGGTGGCGAGGGTAACCCGCCGGCCACGGAGTACGGGAAGTACGCCACCTCCTACCTGTGGGAGGAGATCTGGCAGCGGGACAACTGGCTCGACCTGCTGGAGCGGTTCATTCACCTGCACAAAGAAAAGAGTGCGGACGGGCGTACCCGAAAGTCCTTGATCTTCCCCCGCTACCACCAGTGGCATGCCGTGAAGAAGCTGACGGCGCACGCCGCTCGGCACGGGGCGGGTCACAACTACCTGATCATGGCCTCGGCGGGGTCGGGGAAGTCGAACACGATCGCCTGGCTCAGCCACCGCCTGTCGTCCCTGCACGCGAACGGCGACGTGGCCAAGCTGGACCCGGACGCGGGGCGGGCCCGCCTGCAGCCTGGCTCGCCCGTCTTCGACAAGGTCATCATTATCACCGACCGGCGGAACCTCGACGCCCAGCTCCGCGCGACGGTTGGCAGCTTTGAGCAAACCGCCGGCCTGGTGGTGAAGATCGACGAGAATCACGGGTCGAAGTCCGAGCAGCTCGCCAGGGCGCTCTCCCGTGAGACGGGCAAGATCGTTACCGTCACGCTGCACACCTTCCCGGCGCTCGAGGAGTACCTCAAGCAGAACCCGACCGAGATCCAGGGCCGGCGGTTCGCGATCGTCATCGACGAGGCGCACTCGTCCCAGTCCGGTGATGCTGCCGCCTCGGTCCGCGCGGTGCTGCGCGACCTGGGCCTGGACGCCGACTCCGACGATCCGGGTGCGACCAGCGCGCCGGCCGCACCTGACGTCGAGGCTCAGCTCAAGGCCAACGCGCGCAAGCGGCAGCGGGCCGCGAACCTCTCCTACTTTGCGTTCACCGCCACCCCGAAGCACAAGACCCTAGAAGGTTTCGGCACGCTCGGTGAGGACGGAAAGTACCACCCGTTCCACACCTATTCGATGCGGCAGGCCATCGAGGAGAAGTTCATTCTCGACCCGCTGCGCAACTACGTCACCTACAACACCTACTGGAAGCTCGTCAACGGCAACCGCGACGAGCGGAAGGTCGACCCGGCCAAGGCGAATCCGCTGCTGGCCCGTTACGCGCTGACCCACGACTCGACCGTCGCCCAGCACGCGCAGGTGATCGTCGAGCACTTCCGCACGCACACCGCCGGGAGGCTTGGCGGGCGGGCGAAGGCGATGGTGGTCACCGCGGGCCGGCCGCAGGCCGTTCAGATGGCCCGGTCGATCAAGAAGTACATCGGCGATCTCGGCTATCCCGACCCGGGCGTCCTGGTGGCTTTCTCGGGCACACTCACCTACGACGGTGAGGAGACCACCGAGGCGAAGGAGAACGGCGGGCTCGCCGAGAGCGCCCTGCCGAAGGCTTTCGCTTACACGCGCGCTGACGACAAGTCCGCCCAGGCCGGCGGAGCCGGGCAGCCCGAGTACCGGATCCTGGTCGTGGCGGAGAAGTACCAGACCGGTTTCGACCAGCCGCTGCTCACCACGATGTACGTCAACAAGACGCTGACTGGCATCGCCGCCGTGCAGACTCTGTCCCGGCTCAACCGCACCGCCGACCGCAAGAGCCAGTCCGACCTGGCGGTGCTGGACTTCGTCAACGACGCCGAGGACATCAAGGAGTCCTTCCGCCCGTACTTCGAGGAAGCTGCCACCCTGCCCTCGGACCCCAACCTGCTCTACACCGCGCAGAGCAGGGTGATGTCTGTGCCGGTCCTCGTCGATGAGGAGATGCAGGCGTTCGCGGCTGCTTACCTGGCTGCTCAGCGGCAGGCCGCCGGCAACACGGCGAAGTGGGAGAAGCTCCACGCGGAGCTGTACCGGCATCTCGATCCTGCGGTGACCCGCTTCGCCGACCTGCTCAACGGCGACGACGAGGACGACCAGGAGACGGCCGAGACCTTCCGGGCCGACCTGAACGACTACGTCCGCAAGTACAGCTTCCTCTCCGGCATCGTCACCTACATCGACGCCGAACTGGAGCGTCTCTACCTCTACGGGCGGCACCTGCTCAATCGGCTGCCGCGCGGTGAGGACGGCGGCGTGGACATCGGCGAGGTCGACCTCAGCCATCTTCGGGTGGAGAAGACCGGTGAGCACGACGTGAGTCTCGTCCCCGAGGGGCCGGCCGACATGAAGGGCTTCGGCGATGGATCCGGCGGTGCCAAGGAGTCGGAGAAGTCGCTGCTGTCGGAACTCATCGACAGGTTCAACCAGAAGTACGGCACGGAGTTCACCGAGCAGGACGTCATCAAGCCCTTCAACGAGGCGCTAGCCGACCCGAAGGTGCGGCTGGCCGCCGTCGCCAACGACGAGGAGAACTTCGGCCACGTCTTCGACCCGGTCTTCGAGGACAAGATGATGGACCACTTCGACAGCACCGCCGACCTGGGGCGCAAGTACTTCGACCCGCAGCAGAACTTCCGCAGCTCGCTCAACCGCAGCGCCCGCAGCGCCGCCTGGCGGCTGATCCGCCGACAGGAGGGGGTCGTCGACGACGCGGTGGCCTGA
- a CDS encoding serine/threonine-protein kinase encodes MRAEPIAGRYERVEEVGSGGMGHVWRGYDSVLDREVAIKLIRVEAVQTSQQAEEFAKRFRREARVTARIQHHGVPQVYDAVLDRSYDRLYLVMEFVRGTALRAFIDPQRPLPVTWAAAIAAQICTVLSHAHAIPVVHRDLKPDNVLVTSDGAIKLLDFGIAAILRTDVTRLTATGSALGTHHYMPPEQIQNAQVTPQSDLYALGCVLHELLAGRRVFAGGSDFELWHQHITEPPPPLRTLRHDVPAAIEELVLDLLAKAPEDRPADAYDVYERLLPFLPLPGSALPASERASSTMPDPTLVYRRPNAPRRRPAPAPVVPAPRMSAADPAAILRTEVRDAIKAAVTQSDELLDDERFAQAADVLESVIGPASEALGAESPRVLGLRSRRAAILIIGGDFRRALPEFDALAAAYTRTAGPTSEDALECLRQAAHCRAELGQATTALRQFRQVLTHVRAASGDVSPTALDLRFNIGILLVSEDKAAEAADELQPLHDDLCVVYGPDHELTREVADLLARLRLAADG; translated from the coding sequence GTGCGGGCAGAGCCGATCGCCGGTCGATACGAACGGGTCGAGGAAGTCGGCTCGGGCGGCATGGGGCATGTCTGGCGCGGCTACGACAGCGTCCTCGACCGTGAGGTCGCCATCAAACTGATCCGCGTCGAGGCCGTGCAAACCTCGCAGCAGGCGGAAGAGTTCGCCAAGCGATTCCGCCGCGAGGCCCGCGTCACCGCACGCATCCAACACCATGGCGTGCCCCAGGTGTACGACGCGGTCCTCGATCGCTCATACGACCGGCTCTACCTGGTGATGGAGTTCGTTCGCGGCACCGCCCTGCGGGCCTTCATCGACCCACAGCGGCCGCTGCCGGTTACCTGGGCAGCCGCTATCGCCGCGCAGATCTGCACCGTCCTCTCCCACGCCCACGCCATCCCCGTCGTGCACCGCGACCTCAAACCCGACAACGTTCTGGTCACCTCGGATGGGGCGATCAAGCTCCTCGACTTCGGCATCGCCGCCATCCTGCGCACCGACGTCACCCGCCTCACCGCAACCGGCAGCGCCCTCGGCACCCACCACTACATGCCGCCCGAGCAGATCCAGAACGCACAGGTCACGCCGCAGAGCGACCTGTACGCCCTGGGCTGTGTCCTGCACGAACTCCTCGCCGGGCGACGCGTCTTCGCTGGCGGCAGCGACTTCGAACTGTGGCACCAGCACATCACCGAGCCGCCACCACCGCTACGGACGCTCCGCCACGACGTGCCCGCAGCGATCGAGGAACTGGTCCTCGATTTGCTGGCCAAGGCCCCAGAGGACCGGCCGGCGGACGCCTACGACGTCTACGAGCGGCTGCTGCCTTTCCTGCCCCTACCTGGATCGGCACTGCCCGCCTCCGAGCGCGCGAGCAGCACGATGCCCGACCCGACGCTGGTGTACCGCCGACCCAATGCGCCCCGCCGCCGACCCGCACCCGCTCCCGTGGTCCCGGCGCCGCGCATGTCGGCTGCCGATCCGGCGGCGATCCTGCGGACCGAGGTTCGAGACGCGATCAAGGCCGCCGTTACCCAATCCGATGAGCTGCTGGACGACGAGCGGTTCGCCCAAGCCGCGGATGTGCTCGAGAGCGTCATCGGCCCCGCCAGCGAGGCGCTCGGTGCTGAGAGTCCCCGCGTACTGGGCCTGCGATCACGGCGAGCCGCCATCCTTATCATCGGCGGGGACTTCCGGCGCGCACTGCCGGAGTTCGACGCCCTCGCCGCGGCGTACACCCGTACCGCTGGCCCCACCAGCGAGGACGCGTTGGAATGCCTCCGGCAGGCAGCCCACTGCCGGGCGGAACTCGGCCAGGCCACAACAGCCCTGCGCCAGTTCCGGCAGGTGCTGACGCACGTACGCGCCGCCTCCGGCGACGTTTCCCCCACGGCTCTCGACCTACGTTTCAACATCGGCATACTGCTGGTCTCCGAAGACAAGGCCGCCGAGGCCGCAGACGAGCTGCAACCGCTGCACGACGACCTCTGCGTCGTCTACGGCCCAGACCATGAGCTGACCCGGGAAGTCGCCGACCTGCTTGCCCGGCTCAGACTCGCCGCCGACGGATAG
- a CDS encoding GIY-YIG nuclease family protein: MKLREEEAVVASPVRDHRVQVVQKWGFGMAPVKPEVQQKRRQSVAAVLSYLQNGPIESSPPLLEALSEVKGFYSRCHKQDQWDWFTVWQQLGRPGRKRCLQVGDALSRLRTAINDGDDATAANQLTLLTDANVQVHLAGLVEEQPREPRGAGYIYVLSTREQPRMLKIGYTERTVEERVKEINRATGVVIPYGVRALWVVADAPSVEAELHDRLAPYRVRKDREFFDLDFRDASALIQGCIDGLRRED, encoded by the coding sequence ATGAAGCTACGGGAGGAGGAGGCGGTCGTGGCATCTCCAGTTCGAGACCATCGCGTGCAGGTCGTGCAGAAGTGGGGCTTCGGGATGGCCCCCGTCAAGCCCGAGGTCCAGCAGAAACGACGTCAGTCGGTAGCGGCCGTGCTGAGCTACCTCCAGAACGGGCCGATTGAGTCCAGCCCGCCACTGCTGGAGGCCCTGTCGGAAGTCAAGGGGTTCTACTCGCGCTGTCACAAGCAGGACCAGTGGGACTGGTTCACCGTGTGGCAACAGCTGGGCCGCCCCGGACGTAAGCGCTGCCTACAAGTTGGTGATGCGCTCAGTCGCCTACGGACCGCCATCAATGACGGCGACGATGCCACCGCTGCGAATCAGCTCACGCTCCTGACTGACGCGAACGTGCAGGTCCATCTCGCTGGACTCGTCGAAGAACAACCACGTGAACCGCGAGGAGCCGGCTACATCTACGTGCTGTCGACTCGCGAGCAGCCTCGGATGCTGAAGATTGGCTACACCGAGCGGACCGTCGAGGAGCGGGTGAAGGAGATCAACCGGGCGACAGGCGTCGTTATCCCGTATGGCGTGCGCGCTTTGTGGGTGGTCGCGGATGCTCCGTCAGTAGAGGCTGAGCTGCACGATCGACTGGCACCCTACCGCGTGCGTAAGGACCGCGAGTTCTTCGACCTCGACTTTCGCGACGCGTCCGCCCTCATCCAGGGCTGCATAGATGGTCTCCGACGCGAGGACTAA
- a CDS encoding sugar phosphate nucleotidyltransferase — MKAVIAVAGMGSRFFPIGKTINKSMLPILNHPVLAYAVADCIAAGAREIAIVTAPGEAGRQVRHYLSEDHDLKAYFSARGWQDKYAPLADLHHQADFTFLEQPRDDRYGTALPAIIAAEFIGNEDFLLVAGDDLLLRADGGSDLADLAAARAAAGTPAALAAATVPGAEAHRYGILHPRTAAAGHHLLDELLEKPDSYGEPTAYINISRTLLPADAVAYFQKLTPASNGEYQATDAVAAFARDHDVLIQPITGQYHDCGNPAGWLAANNAAAAIQALTVTGPRD, encoded by the coding sequence GTGAAGGCCGTCATCGCTGTTGCCGGCATGGGCAGCAGGTTCTTTCCGATCGGCAAGACGATCAACAAGTCCATGCTGCCGATCCTCAACCATCCGGTCCTGGCCTACGCGGTCGCCGACTGCATCGCAGCCGGTGCCCGCGAGATCGCGATCGTGACCGCCCCCGGCGAAGCCGGCCGCCAGGTGCGCCATTACCTCAGCGAGGACCACGACCTCAAGGCATACTTCAGCGCACGAGGCTGGCAGGACAAGTACGCGCCTCTCGCCGATCTACACCACCAGGCCGACTTCACGTTCCTCGAGCAGCCCCGCGACGACCGGTACGGCACCGCGCTGCCTGCCATCATCGCCGCCGAGTTCATCGGCAACGAGGATTTCCTCCTTGTCGCCGGGGACGATCTTCTCCTCCGCGCCGACGGTGGATCCGACCTCGCCGACCTCGCGGCTGCCCGGGCCGCCGCTGGTACACCGGCCGCGCTCGCCGCCGCTACGGTGCCGGGCGCCGAGGCCCACCGATACGGCATCCTCCACCCACGCACCGCCGCAGCCGGCCACCACCTGCTCGACGAGCTCTTGGAGAAGCCCGACAGCTACGGCGAACCGACCGCGTACATCAACATCAGCCGCACCCTGCTACCCGCCGACGCGGTGGCCTACTTCCAGAAGCTGACCCCGGCCTCTAACGGCGAGTATCAGGCCACCGACGCCGTCGCTGCCTTCGCACGCGATCACGACGTACTGATCCAACCCATTACCGGCCAGTACCACGACTGTGGCAACCCCGCCGGCTGGCTCGCGGCCAATAACGCTGCAGCCGCAATCCAAGCTCTCACGGTCACTGGCCCGCGCGACTGA
- a CDS encoding Ldh family oxidoreductase has product MVTRVPPGQLAGFLQCLYEAAGMNRPGARVMADAHVEADLRGIPGHGSRLAPNYLDKLRTGRLNPRPLIRTVPGGEAILVVDADLAPGPVAARLAVTAVMLRARRCGVAAVTVRRTGHVGALGIPAAQLARRGLVGVAAAQASAQSVALHGGTSRPVLGSSAIAVAVPGADPQRPVLVDLAAAATSWGRVQQLARDRQMLPDGCALGADGLAAHDPKLAAVLLPPGERGQALAIVLELLVGALTGSAPLPAGDDGRGLLVVAVDPRRLGIGDSLAAGVATVAREVRDQGARMPGDRAWSYRDRTRQSGIPIDPDDLAALIDAGRRAHVRAPHGWIQPDPSRSIIGSAEE; this is encoded by the coding sequence ATGGTGACTCGGGTGCCACCGGGCCAGCTCGCCGGTTTCCTGCAGTGCCTGTACGAGGCAGCGGGAATGAACCGACCGGGGGCGAGGGTGATGGCCGACGCCCATGTGGAGGCTGACCTTCGCGGCATCCCCGGCCACGGCAGTCGATTGGCCCCTAACTACCTGGACAAGCTCCGCACCGGGCGCCTGAATCCGCGTCCCTTGATCCGGACCGTACCCGGCGGGGAGGCGATCCTGGTGGTGGATGCAGACCTGGCCCCGGGACCGGTAGCGGCCCGCTTAGCGGTCACCGCGGTAATGCTGCGCGCTCGGCGTTGCGGCGTCGCCGCCGTGACCGTTCGCCGGACCGGTCATGTCGGCGCGCTCGGCATCCCTGCAGCGCAGTTGGCCCGGCGCGGGCTGGTGGGTGTGGCCGCCGCTCAGGCGTCGGCGCAAAGCGTGGCCCTGCACGGCGGCACCAGCAGGCCGGTACTCGGCAGTAGCGCAATCGCGGTTGCCGTCCCAGGCGCGGACCCGCAACGTCCCGTACTGGTGGACCTGGCCGCAGCCGCGACTTCCTGGGGCCGAGTCCAGCAGCTGGCTCGCGATCGACAGATGTTGCCGGACGGGTGTGCCCTCGGCGCAGATGGACTCGCGGCCCACGACCCGAAACTCGCTGCGGTCTTGCTGCCACCGGGTGAGCGCGGCCAGGCCCTAGCGATCGTCTTAGAGCTGCTGGTTGGCGCGTTGACGGGCAGCGCCCCGTTGCCGGCCGGGGATGACGGTCGCGGCCTATTGGTCGTAGCTGTCGACCCTCGCCGCCTCGGCATCGGCGATTCGCTCGCCGCCGGAGTTGCCACCGTTGCCCGCGAGGTGCGCGATCAGGGCGCCCGGATGCCCGGGGACCGCGCTTGGTCTTACCGCGACCGGACCCGCCAAAGCGGCATTCCCATCGACCCCGACGATCTCGCCGCGCTCATCGACGCCGGCCGGCGCGCGCATGTCCGTGCTCCCCACGGATGGATCCAGCCCGACCCTTCCCGCTCCATCATCGGATCAGCAGAGGAGTAG